From one Rhopalosiphum padi isolate XX-2018 chromosome 2, ASM2088224v1, whole genome shotgun sequence genomic stretch:
- the LOC132919440 gene encoding uncharacterized protein LOC132919440 has translation MPTSGPVYQPTTVSYEQQSEWSQPSNGLINRTLNHIRNPRWFHWSFILISWILIAIGVFLFLSITTNFVNSDDIKDNYTEDIAFLVIGSFCFVFGVVLLIGYFRYIKDKESCPCFNSKARQMESQSSNGQVLTLNPSTDLLMASAQYGPVSEAPPTIIEEDETRKLMGNDNKDCNDERDHMLVTSNPPVAALRTHVPGGVSPLSGEDA, from the exons atgccAACATCCGGTCCAGTATACCAGCCAACTACAGTCAGTTATGAACAACAAAGTGAATGGTCTCAGCCATCAAATGGCTTAATCAATCGTACCCTGAATCACATCCGTAACCCAAGGTGGTTCCACTGGTCATTTATTTTGATCAGTTGGATACTGATTGCCATTGGTGTATTTTTGTTCCTGTCTATTACCACAAACTTTGTGAACTCAGACGACATAAAGGACAACTATACAGAAGACATAGCGTTCTTGGTTATTGGctctttttgttttgtattcgGTGTTGTCCTATTAATAGGTTATTTCCGATACATCAAGGACAAGGAGAGTTGCCCTTGTTTCAACAGCAAAGCGCGACAAATGGAATCTCAGTCTTCAAATGGACAA GTACTCACATTGAACCCATCTACAGACCTGCTGATGGCATCTGCACAGTACGGACCAGTGTCAGAAGCTCCTCCTACAATTATTGAAGAGGATGAAACTAGAAAATTAATGGGAAACGATAACAAAGATTG CAATGACGAAAGGGACCACATGTTAGTAACAAGCAACCCGCCGGTAGCGGCACTCCGTACGCATGTACCAGGCGGAGTCTCGCCGCTTTCCGGTGAAGATGCTTGA